The following proteins are encoded in a genomic region of Streptococcus sp. 29892:
- a CDS encoding ABC transporter ATP-binding protein: MTLLDVQHVQKIYSSRFKAGQAEALKDIHFTVEKGEYVAIMGESGSGKSTLLNILATLDKPTQGQVLLNGLDTQSIKSKEAAAFRREKLGFVFQDFNLLDTLSVKDNVLLPLVLSRFPIDEMNKRLIHTLNSLGIATLQDKMPYEISGGQQQRVAVARAIITQPEILLADEPTGALDSKSTATLLDIFEKINQEGQTILMVTHSTAAASRAKRVLFIKDGILYNQIYRGERTSQEMYQLISDTLTLMANRGE, from the coding sequence ATGACACTCTTAGATGTACAACACGTTCAAAAGATATACAGTTCTCGCTTTAAGGCGGGTCAGGCTGAGGCTTTGAAGGATATTCATTTTACAGTGGAAAAGGGTGAATATGTCGCTATTATGGGTGAGTCTGGTTCTGGAAAATCCACCTTGCTCAATATTTTGGCAACCCTTGATAAGCCAACGCAGGGTCAGGTCTTGCTTAACGGATTGGATACCCAGTCTATCAAGAGCAAGGAAGCGGCAGCCTTTCGTCGGGAGAAATTGGGCTTTGTCTTCCAAGATTTCAATCTCTTGGACACCCTCTCTGTTAAGGACAATGTGCTTTTGCCTCTGGTTTTATCCCGTTTTCCGATTGATGAGATGAACAAGCGACTCATTCATACGCTTAATAGCCTGGGAATTGCGACCTTGCAAGACAAAATGCCCTACGAGATTTCGGGTGGTCAGCAGCAACGGGTTGCGGTGGCGCGTGCCATTATTACTCAGCCAGAAATCCTCTTAGCGGATGAGCCGACTGGAGCCCTCGACTCCAAATCAACGGCAACCCTTCTCGATATCTTTGAAAAAATCAATCAAGAAGGACAAACGATTCTGATGGTAACCCACTCGACAGCGGCAGCCAGTCGTGCCAAACGGGTCCTCTTCATCAAGGATGGCATCCTCTACAATCAAATATACCGAGGTGAGAGAACCAGTCAGGAAATGTATCAGCTGATTTCAGATACCTTGACACTTATGGCGAATCGAGGTGAGTAG
- a CDS encoding ABC transporter permease, which produces MFGLTVRLALTNLKKNRRLYFPYALMTSLSTAIAYIFTALAFHPDLGQVKGANGVTMVLGFGMIVVMLAVAIMVFYANSFVMKQRSKEFGVYSILGLEKKHLLLMTFLENLVFAASSILTGLLLGLALDKLFYALLLKAMQMPVVLASTFQLKTLGIVVAYLFGIFALVSLFNIGKLGLTDSLKLVQGKKRGDKKSGFLWLQTLLAIILLGAGYTIAQLVTNPFQAVPSFFGATLLVIFGTYLLFHAGVISLLNWLKQRQTYYYKPDNFISVSNLIFRMRKNALGLATITILSSMFLVTMVGGLNIYIGGKDYIANQNPNDYSIDVGMQPTTSKAQTEKWEEWAEAILEETDIPVESKVVYPYQQAYFSEVTNQQIKFLTDEEAAGMDFSDRLGIGFVLNQASYEKMTGEKLQLSSDQVAIYSKGVQYQAGQTLTFDEKEMEVVQVLPKNVTLGHLPDHGSFLLSQYLVIVVQDLTIFENQAENRYYMGFESSLSEAEQVDSHDTFLSGSFESELWESNILQNGTNAISLAYRAYAMRGFFSFAGSLFFIGLLLSLIFLMAVVLVIYFKQISEGYEDRDRFVIMTKVGLDEDQTRQSIRKQLLTVFFLPILLAFVHLAFAYKMLSSILLSIGVVNAGLMLQVTAGICGGYLLLYLVVYAITTRSYKQIIS; this is translated from the coding sequence ATGTTTGGACTAACTGTTCGATTGGCTCTGACCAATCTAAAAAAGAACCGCAGGCTCTATTTTCCCTATGCCCTGATGACCAGCTTGTCCACTGCCATTGCCTATATTTTCACTGCGCTTGCCTTTCATCCTGATTTAGGTCAGGTCAAGGGAGCCAATGGGGTAACCATGGTTTTGGGCTTCGGTATGATTGTAGTCATGTTGGCAGTTGCCATCATGGTCTTCTATGCCAATAGTTTTGTCATGAAGCAGCGGTCAAAAGAGTTCGGTGTCTATAGTATCCTAGGCTTGGAGAAAAAACACCTTCTCTTGATGACTTTTCTAGAAAATCTAGTTTTTGCAGCCAGTAGTATTTTGACAGGCTTGTTGCTGGGCTTGGCTCTAGATAAACTCTTCTATGCACTCCTGCTCAAGGCCATGCAGATGCCTGTGGTTTTGGCATCAACTTTTCAGCTAAAAACCTTGGGTATTGTAGTTGCTTATCTCTTTGGTATTTTCGCCTTGGTCAGCCTTTTTAATATTGGGAAATTGGGCTTGACCGACTCACTCAAACTGGTTCAGGGCAAGAAGCGTGGGGATAAGAAATCAGGCTTCCTCTGGCTACAGACCCTCTTAGCTATTATTTTACTGGGGGCAGGCTATACCATTGCCCAGCTAGTGACCAATCCCTTTCAGGCGGTTCCGAGTTTCTTTGGAGCGACTCTTCTGGTTATCTTTGGGACCTACCTGCTCTTCCACGCAGGTGTCATCAGTCTCTTAAACTGGCTAAAACAGCGTCAGACCTATTATTATAAGCCAGATAATTTCATTTCTGTATCCAACTTGATTTTCCGTATGCGGAAAAATGCTCTGGGTCTTGCGACCATTACCATCCTCTCTAGCATGTTCTTGGTGACCATGGTTGGAGGACTCAATATTTACATCGGTGGCAAAGATTATATTGCCAATCAAAATCCAAATGACTATTCGATCGATGTTGGAATGCAACCAACCACTTCAAAAGCTCAAACGGAGAAGTGGGAGGAGTGGGCGGAAGCTATTTTAGAAGAGACAGATATTCCTGTTGAAAGTAAGGTAGTCTATCCTTACCAGCAAGCCTATTTTTCTGAGGTGACAAACCAGCAAATAAAATTTTTGACGGATGAAGAAGCTGCTGGTATGGATTTCTCTGACCGATTGGGGATCGGTTTTGTCCTTAATCAAGCCAGCTATGAAAAGATGACGGGAGAAAAACTCCAGTTGTCAAGTGATCAAGTAGCCATTTATAGTAAGGGAGTCCAGTATCAAGCTGGTCAAACCCTCACCTTTGATGAAAAGGAAATGGAAGTTGTCCAAGTCTTGCCCAAGAATGTGACTTTAGGACATCTACCAGATCATGGTTCCTTCCTTCTCAGCCAGTATCTGGTCATTGTTGTTCAAGACTTGACAATATTTGAAAATCAAGCCGAAAATCGCTATTATATGGGCTTTGAAAGCAGTCTATCAGAAGCAGAGCAGGTAGATAGCCATGACACCTTTTTATCAGGAAGTTTTGAAAGTGAGCTTTGGGAGTCCAATATATTACAGAATGGAACGAACGCCATCAGTCTCGCCTACAGAGCTTATGCCATGCGTGGTTTCTTCAGTTTTGCAGGCTCACTTTTCTTCATCGGCCTCTTGCTATCACTCATCTTTTTGATGGCGGTGGTGCTGGTAATTTACTTCAAACAAATTTCAGAAGGCTATGAAGACAGAGATCGCTTCGTCATTATGACCAAGGTTGGTTTGGATGAGGATCAGACGAGACAGTCCATTCGCAAGCAATTGCTGACCGTCTTTTTCCTACCTATCCTACTTGCCTTTGTTCATCTTGCCTTTGCCTACAAGATGCTATCATCCATTCTTTTGTCTATCGGTGTGGTCAATGCAGGACTTATGTTGCAGGTGACTGCAGGCATCTGTGGTGGCTATCTCCTCCTCTACCTAGTGGTCTATGCTATCACGACACGGTCTTACAAACAAATTATTTCCTAA
- a CDS encoding sensor histidine kinase produces MNKEMLPDFLTSWLRHRWLFLVSYCLFATTILAYSGLFDIQRNLVFYALTLLTICWLLVLLWDFIREFSRFGKIWRGQKVATGTASERLLLEKVERLEVQNKLLIEKQRQEQTELDDYYTLWAHQMKTPIAASQLLAKEVDSSSVRHQLESELFKIEQYTGLVLNYLRLQSFHDDLVIEAVNLEELVRSLVKKYSLFFIQANTSLDLGQLDRLVKTDKRWLGLLIEQILSNALKYCQGGSISIFLDGDDLVIRDTGIGIAESDLERVFERGFSGFNGRRTQQSSGLGLYLSRKIAAELGYSLKLKSKVGQGTEVRIGIKEVELIFD; encoded by the coding sequence ATGAATAAGGAAATGTTACCTGATTTTCTAACTTCTTGGCTCCGTCATCGTTGGCTATTTCTGGTCAGCTACTGTCTTTTTGCCACGACCATTCTGGCTTATAGTGGGCTCTTTGACATCCAAAGAAACCTGGTTTTCTACGCCCTCACCTTGCTCACTATCTGCTGGCTCCTCGTCCTCCTCTGGGATTTTATCAGGGAATTTTCCCGCTTTGGAAAAATCTGGCGTGGTCAAAAAGTGGCTACTGGGACAGCCAGTGAGCGTTTGTTACTGGAGAAGGTGGAGCGACTAGAAGTCCAGAACAAGCTCTTGATTGAAAAACAGCGTCAGGAACAGACAGAATTAGATGACTACTACACCCTCTGGGCCCACCAGATGAAAACACCAATTGCAGCCAGTCAGCTTTTGGCCAAGGAAGTAGATAGTAGTTCAGTCCGTCACCAACTGGAATCAGAACTCTTCAAGATTGAGCAATACACAGGTCTGGTCTTGAACTATCTCCGTTTACAGTCCTTTCATGATGATTTGGTTATCGAAGCCGTCAATTTGGAAGAGTTGGTCAGAAGTCTGGTCAAGAAATATTCCCTCTTTTTCATTCAGGCCAATACTAGCTTGGACTTGGGTCAGCTGGATAGGCTCGTTAAGACAGACAAGCGTTGGCTGGGTCTCTTGATAGAACAAATTTTATCCAATGCCCTCAAGTATTGTCAGGGGGGAAGCATCTCGATTTTTCTGGACGGGGATGATTTGGTCATTCGTGATACAGGAATAGGGATTGCTGAGAGCGACTTGGAACGGGTCTTTGAGCGTGGTTTCTCAGGTTTCAATGGCCGCAGAACCCAGCAATCTTCGGGGCTGGGTCTCTACCTCTCACGGAAAATTGCTGCGGAGCTGGGCTATTCCCTAAAGCTAAAATCAAAAGTGGGTCAGGGGACAGAGGTGCGAATCGGTATCAAAGAAGTGGAGTTGATTTTTGACTAA